A window of Camelus ferus isolate YT-003-E chromosome 1, BCGSAC_Cfer_1.0, whole genome shotgun sequence genomic DNA:
TAAATTCTTGCTTATCTAGTGTTGTATTCCAGCCCTTTTGATCAATTGCTTTCAAAATGTAACCCAAGAATTACTCCCCTAACTCCTGCCAGTACATTGGCTAATGTCTGTAGATTCTTTGGTGTATATTCTCTTTCCTGCCTTGCCAGGCTCATCGCTCCCTTAGCTGGGTTTTGAGAATTTAATTCTCAGTTATTGGCCTACTAGCTGGGAGAGGAGTTTGGAGAATTTTTGAAGGGAGCACCTGTTATTGTTACCTTTGATGGGGAGGGACCTGTGCAGCATCCTCCAGCGTACAAGTAGTGTTTGCTCTTACTAGGGAACTGAGGACCAACTCTGCAAAGTCTGAGAACTCATAGGGCTCTACAGAACTGACACTCCCAGGGACACCCACTCCAATATCTCTGCCTGATCTTTCAGGGTCTGAGATTTTTCCCAGTCAGGCTGCTGACTTTAGCATAACAGACCTGCCTTTGCTAAAATTGTAAGTCTCTGTATCTCTCCAACTTTAGCTATTAGAGCTTTTGTCTGCTGTTCAGCTGTGTCTGTTCACCTAACAACAGGAGGAATGGGCCTCTGTAATTTACTAGGGGCCCTTTGGCGTGCACATACATCTCATATTTAGTCTTCCAATACGTGTTAATGGCCTTCAGCTTCTCATTATCCCATTGATGGACATTAATATGACTTACCAATACCCAGTCAACTCCACTATCTTTATAGGCCCTTTACATCTACATTTTCCAAATGTCTGAATTATTGCACTTGCAAGGGCATTCCCCAGCGGGACATTTTTCCAGGTTACCTCCAGTGAAATCTTCAGCAGTTGGACCACTATCACGTCCCTATGTTTCTGACATAGCACTTGGAATGCGGTCCTTTTGTGTTCACCAGCAGTTCAATGAGCCAGTTCCCGAATCTCATCTTATCATCTGTTTTCTCCTAACTACTCCTGGCACAATATGTATTTGTTCATGTCTTCCAAGAAGCTGATGCCAAGCAGGGATTAGGTGTGCAAGAGATTTGCTGTAGAAAACAATtgggaaggaaaataagaagagagctgggaggctgggagagctgtCAGACCATGATGAAGCTCTGACCCCTGTGCAGGATTGGGAAGGGAGTCTGAGTAGGAAGAGTCTTGAACTGCAGTGCAGTTCTAAGAAAGTTTCAGCAAGGCTGATAAGGAGTCCTTGAGTCTAAGCCACAAGCATGACCTTGCTTTAGAATCCCTGATACACTCAGTGGCTAGGAATAGCAGCTGGGAGTTACAGCACAGCCATGAGCCTCATAGCAGTGGAGTTAAAGATGGGGCCACTGACCCATCACTCTCTCTGCAGTACAGAGCTGAAAGGCATATTTGCGTGATCACCACACCGTAATGCTATACATCCTTGGATTGACTGCcttgaagaaagggaagagaaataggATATACTCGGGGTGGGGCACTCTTCGTCTGAGCACATCAACACTTTATACTTCCCTCTAAAATTATAATTAGACTCGATGGGAAAAGAACAGGACCAAATCACTTGACTTAGAAATCAGTTCAGGAATGAACATTGACATCTGCCAATAGAAAGTTTGTTATGGCAAATGGAGAGATGCTTTACAGAAAACCATTTTCAACCTATGGACTGTTAAATGGTAAATGGCTTGTTCAGTTACTTCCTTTCTAGTTGCAGCTAGTTAAAACTGAGCTTCTTACTTACAGTGCTGACTATTATCAGCCTTACTAGAGACTTTCTGGGTCCAGGACTCACACGTGGCAGCAACAGTAGCTAGGGCGACTGCTAGCTATCACAGGGGTTGTCAGGTCTGGACCCTTTCCTTGAATGTAGCATAGCTGTACAGTCCCTTGGTCTGAGTTACTTATCACAAAACTTTAAGCCTTGTCCAGGTAATGGTGATCACTCCCATCTCCTCTCTTTTAGGTCTGTGCTGAGGCATTGCTGAACTGGCTAAAAATcaggtctttctctctctcactttttttcttttctttcattttttttttttttttttagtttttggttttagttgaggtatacatatatatatttttttccttccagttttactgagataataTCAGCTGTCTTCTCCAGTGCGACAATTTCTGGACCATTTCTGCTGAGGTAAGCATATTCTGCAAACAGGTCTCTTGATCAGTGTCCAAAAGTGAGGGTACcactaccatttaaaaaaaaaaaagaatgttagttATTTCAGTAGTTCAAAATGGAGTATAGAGAGAGGGATATATGGAAATAGAGACCAAGAATAATGTCTTCCCCTTCTTtatctctctgctttctctgtccttgCTTCATAccaaaattaggcaaaatgattATATGTAAGAATTATGACTTTACATAATTACTGCCTCCctaataagtgattttttaaaatatgcatgtttACACAGTCTCTCAtaaattgctttttgtttctgtagaaaataagagggaaataaaagttaataaaaggaTGCAGAACAAATTCCGAGCAGCACAAATTCCCAATTTACTAACCTTGCTATCAGTACTCAAATTATGTTATTGGCACCCTCTACATAAAGTGTCTCAAGCTAGCCCATTTATAAGAGGCAGACTGGTCGGCAAGGGAAGTATTCTATTTGGGGCAACTTAACATTGAAGAACAGAAGCTAAGACAGAATTTAATAAAACAGTCATAAATAGCATTTGCATAGACCTTCAATTTATgaagtatattatatatagtgtCTCATTAGTTCTTATAATCCTGTCagataaatattattactattgcTATTTAAGTAACAGATGCTGAATATCAATCAGCAACTAAGATAGCAGAGCTGGTCTCAAACTTAGATTGTAGACTTCTTACTTCCTTAATCTTTGCAGGTCATTAACACTTTACCCAACATGCATGTGtgctatctttttcttttttatagcctCCACCCACAGGTCAGATCATTACATTAGATTGTAGTTGAGATATGTTAACCATCTAGGGAAATGAAGTTTTAGAATTTAACAGAGTTGAccactattttcattttacaatacCCTCCATACTACATACAAATCACCTGCATTCCGTTACTGCCTTCTACTTGTCAGAACTCCTTACACACTCCTGCATTCTAATTAAGGCTAGGTATTTTCTCACAGATGAACATACTTAAATGtattcttctttcaaaatatagCTATCCCTAACacattataaaacaataacaaatatcATTTTTTTGAGTTATTCTATCCTGTTGTCCCTGCAATATACTACTTTTCCCATTCCTCATTGGCCCAGAAGATTCACCAAAATCCTTGTAGGATTTTTGTTGCAAAAAGTGACAAGCTGAATctaaattaataagaaaacaaacaatttaacaacaaaaaagggaaaaatactttGCTGCTTCATCAAGAAGCTGTATGGAGGGTAAACTAATACAATTAAGATACCACaatacacctattagaatagctaaaatttaaaagtctgatCATATCAAGTGTTGATGAAGATACAAAGCAAGTGGATATCATTTGTTTCTGGTGAGACTACAGTATGTCACaaccattttagaaaacagtgcgggagtttcttataaagctaaacGGATACTTAGCATTTAATTCGGCAATCTTCTTCCTTGGATATTTACCCCCAAATGAGTGAAACTTGAatgttcacacacaaaaaaactataTATGCAGGTTTATAAAGGGCTTATTTATAATCACCAAAACCAAGAAATTACCAAATATCTTTCAACTGATGAACGATGTAGGAGCAAAAAACTCTTCCATGTACTTTGGCTGGTCTCATAATTATATTGACAtcagacagattaacagaagaaaaccaAATTTTGTATGTGTGGGAGCCCCATTAAAATATACTGCTCCCTGTCAGTCAGGTAATTAAGGCTTATGTACCACCCACCAGAGTCTAACCCGCCAACCTCTCTTGCTAGGCGTAAATACCTGCTTAACCGGTCTTCTCTAGCACACACCCTCTTCCCTCTCACCCTTTCTCCATACTGCAGgcaaataatctttgaaaaatgcaaatctgatatTTCAGCCCAGCCCCTTGAACTCCTAAATGGCTTCCctgtattttttaagataaagagaaagcaaaggctTTCTCTTGTCTGGGCTTCCATTCCTTTCCAGTCTCATCCAATATCTATGTTCCCTGGTTCTGAACTCCCAACACACTGGCCTTTTAGTTTTGTTACCCATCTCAGGAGCCTCCCAGACCCTTTCAACCAGCtggaatgtcctttttttttttcaatttaactCTTACTTGCCCTAGATTCTGATGTCAGCTCAAAACTCTTTCTCAGAGAAAACCATCCCTTAGGTGATGGACTCAGAAATGAGAAGTAACACCTTTTGGAGTGATTTACTTCCTCCAGGCCATTCAATTCTAGGCATTCCTGGCCACGAACAAAAGATGACTTCAAGCTAATTCTTCTAAggtccattttcttcattttgtctcTTACGTTTCCCCCTCACTACTGgaagttctttctcttcttatctttCAAAAACTGCCAGTTTACAGCTATATCCTTCAGGTAATGGTGATTGAAATGTTGGGCAATTACTGCTGTTCTTATGACCTTTGGCCTCCATGGTCTAAAACAGGAGGGTGAAGgtgggtgggtagagctcagtaatagggcatgcttagcatacaagaGGACCTGctttcaatcctcagtacctccattaaaaacaaaaaaacaggagggtggggcatggggtggggacACAGTTCCTGCTAAGCAATTTAAACAGAATTTACTAGAGAACTTCTAAAATAGTATTTTGGAGGGAATTAAACATGACATTtaaggaggaaatagaaaatagaatgcCGGGTGCTTAACACAacagagaaactttttctttctaagagGTAACTCACAGAAATTTTCCTGGAGAATATTGAGTAAAATTAGATAGTATTTAGTAATAAATTAGATAGGACAGAAGTTGATGTTTTAATGTTGATTCCTAAATAAACTGCGATCCATCTCCTTTTATAATTCACTTCAAATCTTTTCATTCCTCATTCAcgaaatgtttactgagcaccaactatgCGTCACAGGCTGTTCTAGGAGGTTGTGATACCTAAGTGCACAAAACTGACAGAAATCCTTTTATACtattagagaaagacaaacagtaAATAACAAATTAACATATTTAGAGGAGATGTGtgatgaaaaaacagaaagtagggTAAGGGGGACTCAGGGGTGGAGAAACAGCTTGTGATTTTTGATAGGGGTTCAGAGTATGCCTTTTCgacaaagtaaaattcaaaaaaagactTAGATTTACCATATTGACATGTGGGTGCATTTCCAAGCGACAAGGCCCTAAGGAGAGAGTGTATTGGTTATAATCAAGAACAGCAAAGGCAGGATGctggagatgaggccagagaTGAAGGGGCATGGACGCTGTACAAGACACTTTAGCAAAGGCCTTGGAGGGCATTACAAGGACTTTGGTTTTTCCTCTGAGCAAATGAGATCCACGGGAGGGTTTTGAGCAATGTCATGATCTGACTCACATTCCAAAAGGATCATTTCACATATacaaatgagtattttattttaaaataaaactttttattgaaattttttcaAACACAAGTTGGTATAACACCTGTATTTTCTGTACCTCACTGACCAACTGTGAACGATTAATGCAATATTCTTTCTGTGTACTCTGTGTCTATAATCCTGTATAACCACAACACAGTTATCACAACCAAGACATTTAATATTGCTACAGTATCACTCAATATCCAATCAACATTAAATTTTCCCCAATTATTCCCCAAATACCCCTTTTACTAGGGGAACTATAATTTATCTTTCAATcaggacattaaaaaattatatataacttACACACAGGTAAAACATAGACATCTTAAGTGCATAGCTCTGTGAATATTTACATATGGATACGCCTAAGTAACTGTCCCCCAAAACAAGGTAAGCTCACTCACTTATGCCGAGACAACAGGGATAATCAGGACTGATTGCTTGTGAATAGATTCATATTAAATTTTTCTGGCAAGAATATTATCAGTGACCTATTTGTATCACATCAAAACACACTTCTGTTTGTATCATTACCTGGTAATGatgagtttgtttatttggttAAGGTATACATAACCAAATTTCAGTTTCTGTCTATAGGCCTCATCTTGCCCAATGTAGAAATTTACTTGAGGCaccttcagaaaaattaattccattcggtgaatttgtattttttaaatttccccatctccttcctcctctgctcccttaGGGCTGGGGATCTTGGGCGGGATGGCCACGTCCTCTTTCGCTTCCTGTCAGGCAGTTCACAGGCTCTTGCTCAGGCAGGAAACATGGAGAGTGTGGAGCAGCCTGAGTCCAGCTGTCAAATGGCACCATGGAGTTGGCTGTAGTCATTTCTCTGTCATTAATTATAATCACAGCCGCATCCCATTTCCAGGTATTGTAATCTCATTGCAGACTTTTTGTTAATACTTTATTCCTATAAAGcaaatgaaatgttttagaaTTGAGATGAAATATCAAGTTGCATTCTTGAAAATAACCAAGAAACCCATTCCTGGAATGCCAATAAAATTGCCCTTAAACTTCAGGATCCTGAGTGGGAAGCATGTGGCCACATCATCAAGGAATGACAATCATCCAATGCATCATGTCTCTCTAATATGTTCCTTTCCTGTTCAGCTCATGGGCAGGAGAGGCCCCAGATAGAACTTTAACATTTGCCCAGTGGCCCACATATCCCATTAAAAGGATATCCAAAGGGACCTCAATTCTCTTCAAGTTGCTCAGCATAGAATTGTGGTGAGAAGCAGGACTGCCAAAACGGGAAAAAAATGAGTGTACACTCACGTACTTGGTCCTGTAGGATGTGGTAATTATGACAGTGCCTGAGGGTGGCCACTGCAGGCTGGTGGATGGGGAGTCTAGCCTAAGAAGCCCACTCACTCCAGGCTTCTATCCTCAGCCAGCTGTCCTAGACCTTGGTGTTCAATCATCGTGACACCAAAGATAGGTCCTCAGCAGCCCAACAGAGAGCTCACAATGAAGCCTAGGATGGTTCCTGGACAACTGCAGGGGGGCAGATGGATCCCTGGGAACCAAGTGTGGGCTGCACCAAGTCCCTCTGTTCAGAGGGATGATCTTTCCATCCTCCTactcccctagtccctcccactcctccccaagccccaccccaAGTAAGCCCAGCAGCACTCAGCCCTCTTTAGCGCTGACAGTTCCCTTTGAGCATCTTACTGCTCCTCCTCTCCACTTGTGCCTTTTAGAAAACACCTCCATTTACAGCCTCTACTCTCCATCCCTTGTTCAACCAACACCAAATTATCTACGTTCTTTACTGCTTTGAATCTTTTACGTTTTCCAAGCAAGTATGTTATCTGTACCTTCTTCAGCTTCATTTGATATTACTTATGACAATTTCCCTTTGGAAATTCTCCCCATCGACTTCAtatttcagcttttctctttgtttcttttctgtctcctttaacATGCCCCTAAAATACTGCTGTTCCTTGAAGCTCTGTCCTCAGGCCCAGTGCAACTCTTGTCCTTAACAATGTTTAACTATTAACTACCAAATACCTATTTAGAAGCCAGGTGTCCTTTTTTGGCCCCACACAAGGTGCCAGGCCCTTTAAACTTTCCCACAAGATTTTTCTCATTGACCTtatccccttccctcctgggcagTGTAAGCCTCAGTCCATTTACTTGCTTAACGTGCTTCAGTGGCCCATCACCCAGGGGTGATGCACCTGACTTCAGACTCCTTGTCCCTCCCTGACTACTGGAAAGTGTTCAAAAAATTTTGCACATGAACgtttttctttaaaactgcaCATAAGTTTCCCCAATAGGTTCTCAATAAACATAGTGGTCTTTCGGAATAAAAGTTCCTTTACAGGCATATAAACTTCTTAATAACATCTTAATTTTAGTACTATAGGTGGCTTTTGCATACTTTCTGGTCCAATGGCTCCTCATTTTAGAGACatggaaaccgaggcccagaaaaGTTGTGTCATGTGTCACGTTATTGAAATGACTGCTGCTAGAAACAGGACTGCGGTCCAGGACTGCTCTTCCTTGACCCACCACTGCTGTTGCTGCTTCAAAACTGTACCCCACCCGCACCCCAACCAAGTTTGTCAATTTTAGtggcttattttaataaaaaattttcccTATTCACATTTAGGAAGAGAAATCTTAACTAATTAGCTCGACAAACTAGAGAACAACAAATTTATCCAGCCCCTTCCATCAGATTTATTCCTCACCATTTTCTTTAGTATGTTGATTTTAATTTGGCTCGAAACTTAAAAATTACAGAGAACAGCCTTTTGTAGActtccttctgttctcttcaTAACTGTGCTTCTAAAACTTGTTTGGTGATTACAAAGATACTTCATTGACCATATCACATAACTAATAAAACCTATCAAAAGAACACCACTGGCTACCAGGTAAACTAAACTTTCCAACATTTAAAACTTACTATAATTTGATCACAAACTAATGATATTACTCAAAATCTATAATGCTCAGTTtgggccaatttttttttttgcatatatcatGTATTTCCATCTTCATGACTTTGTTCAAACTAATCCCACTTGCTGGATTAAtacccacttttcttttttttaatgcttgctACATGCAAGAGACAGTGCCCAGAACTCTAAATACGctaacatttaattttcatgttatTGTCACATAGGATTCTacccattttataagtgagaaaacCAAGATTTTTTTCCGAGCATATCCTGTCACACAGAACTACTTACAATTTCTACTTTGTCCTAAGTTCTTTCACAGCCTTGACACTGGTCCCTATTCTGAAAAATGACCTTACTCCTCCTTTCCATCTAGTCAGTTCTCTTAAGAAACCTCTTCTTTGATGCCGGTTATCACTTGGTAATACAGCTATTTACATTCCAGTCATTAGGCTGTTGGCTGCTtaactgaaggtttttttttttttttcgctagcCATTATTTCTGTGTAGTGCATACACCTGGAATATAGTAATTACACAATGGTTGCTGCTCCAAAATTATGGGTTTCCAGATAGAAGCAGTAGGCCCTGACATGAAAATGGTCTTTTACCTAGGGATACACTTATTTTAGGTAGTAATTTTTGTGAAACTCTTTACTGACAACTTGTACTAAAAATACAGGGCTAATTAAGATTAATAAgtatttcctccctctcccataaATAAAACCAAGTGCCCACTTGTAGTTTGTAGACAAGTACCAGGTCATTACCTTCGAACGCATTTGGGGCACAGCATATTGTCCTCCAGGTGTGGAGGTGGGACGTTGCTGGCAGGTAGCAGGAAGAGTGCAGACACTGTCCTTCGTTTTTCAGGAACCCAAGGCTGTCCAGCATGAAACTGCAAACGAACCCAGCCCTCGGTGTTAGCAGGGAGACTTCTCCCATGGACCACGCACCACCTGACCCCTGGGGAAGAGAAGACAGATAAGTATGAACACAGCAAGGCCAAATTCTAATGTTTGAGATTGCACCATGACCTTTGACTCTACTGCCAGCTCTCAGATATGAACGCTGGAAACCTAACTTGACCTATTCTACCCTGTTCTTCTTTagaaaacaaggcaaaaacaGTTCCTgtcaaatctttaaaaagaaacaaaaatacatttagaaatagTATAGCAGCAGGTGGGTAAACAGAAGACAGTGTAGGGGAGGCAAAACTTAACCTCTGCCCACCACAGGTTTTCACCTGGGTCTCTTAAGAAAAAGATTAACAAGGCAAAACCAGTTTATCAGTTCCTGCAGCACACATCATGCaggagaaaacacaaaaacaactcaaaatggcGGCTTAGAATTCCACCTTCGACAAAGAACTTCATACATTTGTAAAGAAATGACAGAACAAAGGAAAGCAGTTTTAGGCTTCCAAGGGTGGCAAACAGCGGGAAGGGAAATATAAATACATGGGAGGAAACCATGGATGGATCCACTGGATAGGGCTTGTTTGCAGGTTGCTCTGGTGCCAACGTAGTGGATAAGTCTGTCTCCAACAAAAGAACAGATACCctgctttggggaagaaaaggggGAGCTTCTTCTGGGTTGGCTGCTTtttaattgccttcagctcaaaataactTTTGTAACAAAGTGGCATATTTTCGGGGTGACATTCTGGTTTCCTTCAATAGAAAGACTAAACCAGAGTGGTCTGGGAAGGCCTTCATAAGATCAGGGGTCTCAACTCTTAGCAGGCACTATAATGTGCTGGCCAGGTTATGGTCTTCCTTAATTTTGTCCCCTGTGACTCTTACAATAACATTATGAGGTAGGGATTATAATTAACCCACTCTACTGTGAGGAAACTGGGAACTAGATTAAATAACTATTAAGATCACTTATTTAACAGATGCTAGAGGATTCAGGGCTGTAGCTCAGGCAGTTGATTTCAGAGCCTGCgttttcttttaattcctcaaagaaggagaaaggatcAAGCCAGATTGTGACCCCCTTCTGAGGACCTCAGTAATCTAGAGcagcggttctcaaagtgtggcccccaGATTAGCAtcgtctgcagtgcctgggaaatTTTTTAGAAATGCTAGTCCCCAGGCCCTACCCAGACCTGAATCAGAAAAACACGTGGGTGGAGCCCGGGAATCCCCAGGCTTTCACATGATGTGGATAATACCTAGAAATTAATCAGAGGTTAATATCGATTAAACTTATTTTCCATCGGAACCAGAAccagttcttcttcttttttttttatccttttagagcagtttcaggttcacaacagaattgagcagaaaatacagagagttcacacgtagccctccacacccacacatatatactcccctaccctcaacatacctcatcagtgtggcatatttggcaCAACCGATGAATCACAGAACCAGTTCTTAATATTGAGCTTACCATAGGCCTCTTGTGACTCCACTGACTCCACCTTCCCAGCCCCCGCTGCAGTTCTGCTCCAGGAGGCAAACAGAGCTTCTGGGTCAGAAGTTGATAAAGTTATATCATCTCCTTCTTGGAGAGCGGGAGGCCCTTCAAGGGCAGGTGCCCCCTCCTCAGAGGAAGCAGCCACTTTAGGAGAATCAGTTCTATCAGAGGACATCTTTTTATCAGAACTTCCCAGTAGCAGTTCCCACTGGGCCATCTTTGCTTTCCTTCGTGATGCCGATAGGATCCTGGCCTCCTTTGCTGTGGCAGGAATGTCCTGCAAAGAGAGTTTGAAAGATTCAAGTGCTATCAGAAGTGCAGCCTCTTTGATTACTCTGTGCACAGAGCTGGCGAAGACTGAGGATGGGGGATGCTGTCCCTTGTTAGAAGGAGTGAAGGGGGGACGGGGTAAGACAACTCCTTACTcactttttgatgctattttaggTAATTAGGATTGAGAATGAAACCTCCCACCCTGCCAAATTCCCTACAAATTACTCACCTTTTGATGAGGGTAAGCATACTCGCAGAGTCGTTTATATCCCTCTAATTTCtaagacaagagaaaaatgagttaaCAATCAAAGTTAGGTTCGTACTCTTCCTCCCAAGAGCATCGTCTCCCGCTCAGGACTCTCACCTGACCCTTGGTGCTCAGTTTCAATTGCTGGCACCAAGCCCGCAAAACATCTCGGTGAATCAGGTTGACTGGCGGCAGTTTAGAAGGTAATGGAGGAATTGGTATCCTCTTCTGAGATCTTACGCTGTCACTACATTGTGGCATCTTTTGTGGACAGCAAACTGAAGGAGAATGGGATAAAATCAGCAATAATTAACTTTTGTGtagccttttaaaatgtcaaaatttcaATCACTTTTAGTTCACTTAGTCTACTCCCCACTGtacagttaaatgacttgccaaaAACCATGGAAACTCCAAGGGACAGAACCTCAAACCTATGACTGGCAATATTTCTGAATTCCTCAACTTTTACTTTCTAAAACTCCCCACTACTCACACTCACTTCCTCTTTTGTGAGAGTTTTAAACCACAGACtgaggaagggagggtatagatcagtggtagagtgagtgattagcacgcacgaggttcaatcctcagtacctctgttaaaaaataaaactaattacctacctccttcaaaaaaaaaaaaaaaaaaaatttaaaccacttCTCCAAGGAGGTTGACCTAGAGATTGCACTTCCAATGCAGGGAATGATAGAAGCTTTAGACCTGAGATCATAAATACTCAGCGATGCCTTGCCCTCTcaccacaaaacaaaataaaccatcCAGCAATGCTACACAATCACTAATACCCATAATTCTGGCAACCCACCCCCATCAGAGCGAACTCCGGTCTCACTACAGGCAGGCCTCCTTCTGCTGCTCCTCACACACACTCTCACCACTCAGGAAAGACTTGTGGAGCACACAACAGACACAACTACAATGGCACTAATAGTTGCTCGGTCTACTGAGTGCACGTTACTGTCAGATAGAGTATAGGTGGTTTACCTAATTATTCTGTGTAAATTACAACTGACCATCCACCCTGACCTCAACCCAACTCAGCACGGTAGCTATTATCCTCAGTTTTTAGAACAAGAAGTGGAATTTCAAGGATGAGATTTCAGATTTATAGCTGTCTGTCCCCAGATCATTGCACATTGAGATCCTTAACTCCCTGCAGCTAGAGAAGGCAAAATAATGATCAGAACCAGGAGGTAAGATTTAAGCTAGGCTTCAAAGAAGTGTAGGATTTGCAGAATACAGGATGGAGATTTCTCccatattttttctactttttcagaaaaatccCTCCGTCTTCTTAGACCCAAGGAAATAGAATTTGAGGACTTATGGATCTCTTACCTTCGTCATTTTCcccagatctttttctttttgtcccctTCGCTGAGTTTTTTGGTATCTTTGGTTCACCAGAAGCCCTCTGTTCGTCTTCCGCTTCTACTGATGTAGATTTGAATTTGCTGCTCATATATTCTTCCTCTGACTCCTTTGTGGAGTTCCCCTGGGGATAGAGGGACTGGTCAGTCATTCCTCTGGTGTCCCACCCACCACATACACTACCTAGCTTAAGACATTTCACATCTAAGGCGCCAAGACGGTCACTGAACTCCGCTGGCAACGTGGATTCTTTTCTGGATATCATCTTAATACTCAAGTCTATTTATAACATAGGTAAGCAGTGA
This region includes:
- the DPPA4 gene encoding developmental pluripotency-associated protein 4, producing MESTDDKEGNSTKESEEEYMSSKFKSTSVEAEDEQRASGEPKIPKNSAKGTKRKRSGENDEVCCPQKMPQCSDSVRSQKRIPIPPLPSKLPPVNLIHRDVLRAWCQQLKLSTKGQKLEGYKRLCEYAYPHQKDIPATAKEARILSASRRKAKMAQWELLLGSSDKKMSSDRTDSPKVAASSEEGAPALEGPPALQEGDDITLSTSDPEALFASWSRTAAGAGKVESVESQEAYGVRWCVVHGRSLPANTEGWVRLQFHAGQPWVPEKRRTVSALFLLPASNVPPPHLEDNMLCPKCVRRNKVLTKSLQ